From Megalobrama amblycephala isolate DHTTF-2021 linkage group LG24, ASM1881202v1, whole genome shotgun sequence, the proteins below share one genomic window:
- the mafba gene encoding transcription factor MafB yields MLQRSSASRSETHPEYCMRKEGEERQNSGFATLVNTLLKNRDTMSADLAMGPELPTSPLALEYVNDFDLMKFEVKKEAMAGHDRSNIRQCNRLQPQGSVSSTPISTPCSSVPSSPSFSPTEQKNHLEELYWMPSGAYPQQIDPQTLSLTPEDAVEALIGATAHGHPPPPHVQQQLQAGGFEGYRSAHHHHGHAQQQQQQPQHHHHHQYGAIPHHPDDLPGHPGAHGHHHHHHHHHSQDPDSPSPTSPGSHQQLHHRHHHHHHPHAHPGQQGHHGVAGGLSVEDRFSDDQLVSMSVRELNRHLRGFTKDEVIRLKQKRRTLKNRGYAQSCRFKRVQQKHVLENEKTQLINQVEQLKQEINRLARERDAYKLKCEKLTGANGFREAGSTSDNPSSPEFFM; encoded by the coding sequence ATGCTCCAACGCTCGAGCGCGTCGCGTTCGGAGACCCATCCAGAATATTGCATGCGCAAAGAGGGGGAAGAAAGGCAAAATTCTGGTTTTGCGACATTGGTAAACACTTTGCTGAAGAACAGGGACACGATGAGCGCCGATCTCGCCATGGGGCCCGAGCTGCCCACCAGCCCGCTGGCGTTGGAATATGTCAATGACTTTGATTTAATGAAATTCGAGGTGAAGAAAGAGGCCATGGCGGGGCACGACCGCTCCAATATACGGCAGTGCAATCGCCTCCAACCGCAGGGCTCCGTGTCCTCCACTCCGATCAGCACACCGTGCAGCTCCGTGCCGTCCTCCCCGAGCTTCAGCCCCACGGAACAGAAGAACCATCTGGAGGAGCTGTACTGGATGCCCAGCGGCGCTTACCCGCAGCAGATCGACCCGCAGACGTTAAGCCTGACGCCCGAAGACGCCGTGGAGGCTTTGATCGGTGCCACGGCCCACGGGCACCCTCCGCCCCCTCATGTGCAGCAGCAGCTGCAAGCAGGAGGCTTTGAGGGATACAGGAGCGCGCATCACCACCACGGTCACgcgcagcagcagcaacagcagccgcagcaccaccaccaccaccaataCGGCGCGATCCCCCATCACCCCGACGACCTGCCAGGTCACCCCGGCGCGCACGGCCACCACCAccatcaccaccaccaccacagtCAGGACCCCGACAGCCCGTCTCCTACCTCGCCCGGGTCCCACCAGCAGCTCCACCACCGTCACCACCACCATCACCACCCGCATGCCCACCCGGGCCAGCAGGGTCACCACGGCGTGGCGGGCGGCCTGAGCGTAGAGGACCGCTTCTCCGACGACCAGCTGGTGTCCATGTCCGTACGGGAGCTCAACCGACACCTGCGGGGTTTCACCAAGGACGAAGTGATCCGCCTGAAGCAGAAACGCCGGACCCTGAAGAACCGGGGCTACGCGCAGTCGTGCCGCTTCAAGCGCGTGCAGCAAAAGCACGTACTGGAGAACGAGAAGACCCAGCTCATCAACCAGGTAGAGCAGCTCAAGCAAGAGATCAACCGGCTGGCCCGAGAGAGAGACGCCTACAAACTCAAGTGCGAGAAACTGACCGGAGCGAACGGGTTCCGTGAGGCAGGATCCACGAGCGACAACCCGTCCTCTCCAGAGTTCTTCATGTGA